Within the Verrucomicrobiia bacterium genome, the region TGGTCCATACCAACGTCAAAAACAATGACTTCGGCTTCTTCCTCAAGTTGGTCGCCCCTTATCGCAAAGACCTGACCGTCTGCTGTGAATGCATGTTCGGCTGGTACTGGCTTGCCGATGCCTGTCTGGACGCCGGTCTGACGTTCGTCCTGGCACATGCCCTCTACCTCAAAGCCATTCACGGCGGCAAGAATAAGAACGATCGCGTCGATTCCGAAAA harbors:
- a CDS encoding transposase codes for the protein MKYYTSTTEFNCGIDLHARQMYVCVMDRSGKILVHTNVKNNDFGFFLKLVAPYRKDLTVCCECMFGWYWLADACLDAGLTFVLAHALYLKAIHGGKNKNDRVDSEKITHLLRSNLIPPAYVYPAALRPLRALLRQRLFF